One stretch of Carassius gibelio isolate Cgi1373 ecotype wild population from Czech Republic chromosome B1, carGib1.2-hapl.c, whole genome shotgun sequence DNA includes these proteins:
- the LOC127948756 gene encoding ATP-dependent RNA helicase DDX39A-like has product MAETDVDNELLDYEEDEEPQTAVDSAVPAGKKEVKGSYVSIHSSGFRDFLLKPELLRAIVDCGFEHPSEVQHECIPQAILGMDILCQAKSGMGKTAVFVLATLQQIEPVDGQVSVLVMCHTRELAFQISKEYERFSKYMSSVKCAVFFGGLSIKKDEEVLKKSCPHIVVGTPGRILALIRNKTLNLKNVKHFVLDECDKMLEQLDMRRDVQEIFRLTPHEKQCMMFSATLSKEIRPVCRKFMQDPMEVFVDDETKLTLHGLQQYYVKLKDSEKNRKLFDLLDVLEFNQVVIFVKSVPRCVALSQLLVEQNFPAIAIHRGMAQEERLSRYQQFKDFQRRILVATNLFGRGMDIERVNIVFNYDMPEDSDTYLHRVARAGRFGTKGLAVTFVSDETDAKILNDVQDRFEVNVAELPEEIDISTYIEQSR; this is encoded by the exons ATGGCAGAGACCGATGTTGATAATGAGCTGTTGGACTATGAGGAAGACGAGGAGCCACAGACTGCCGTGGACAGTGCAGTCCCAGCAGGCAAGAAGGAGGTGAAAGGCTCCTACGTCTCCATCCACAGCTCCGGCTTCCGAGATTTCCTCCTGAAGCCGGAGCTGCTCCGTGCGATCGTCGACTGTGGCTTTGAGCATCCTTCTGAGG TCCAGCATGAGTGCATTCCACAAGCCATCTTGGGTATGGATATCCTGTGCCAGGCGAAATCTGGAATGGGAAAAACTGCCGTGTTTGTGCTTGCCACACTTCAGCAGATTGAGCCAGTGGATGGGCAG GTTTCGGTGTTGGTTATGTGCCACACACGTGAACTGGCCTTTCAGATCAGTAAAGAGTATGAGCGCTTCTCCAAGTACATGTCCAGCGTTAAGTGTGCGGTCTTCTTCGGTGGTTTGTCCATAAAGAAGGATGAGGAAGTGTTAAAGAAGAGTTGCCCTCACATTGTAGTGGGAACACCAGGAAGAATCCTTGCCCTCATTCGCAACAAGACCTTGAACCTCAAAAATGTCAAACACTTTGTGTTGGATGAATGCGACAAGATGCTGGAGCAGCTAG ATATGAGACGGGATGTCCAGGAGATTTTCAGACTGACCCCCCACGAGAAGCAGTGCATGATGTTCAGCGCCACATTAAGCAAAGAGATCAGACCGGTCTGTCGCAAATTCATGCAAGAT ccaATGGAGGTGTTTGTTGATGACGAGACTAAGCTTACCCTGCATGGTCTTCAGCAATACTACGTTAAACTGAAGGACAGTGAAAAGAACCGCAAGCTATTTGATCTGCTTGACGTTCTCGAGTTCAACCAG GTGGTGATATTTGTCAAGTCAGTTCCACGATGCGTGGCTCTGTCTCAGCTGTTGGTTGAACAGAACTTCCCTGCTATTGCGATCCACAGGGGAATGGCTCAGGAAGAAAG ATTGTCACGGTATCAACAGTTCAAAGATTTTCAACGGCGGATCCTGGTGGCTACGAATCTGTTTGGTCGTGGGATGGATATCGAGCGTGTTAATATTGTTTTCAACTATGACATGCCCGAAGACTCAGACACGTACCTACACAGG GTTGCTCGTGCTGGTAGGTTTGGTACAAAAGGATTGGCCGTCACCTTTGTATCAGATGAGACGGATGCAAAGATCCTGAATGATGTGCAGGACCGTTTTGAAGTCAACGTCGCGGAGTTGCCTGAGGAAATCGACATCTCCACTTACA TTGAGCAGTCCAGATGA